The genomic stretch GTGGACCCAACAGCCGTGGTGTCAGTGGCCGGCTCTTGTTCACGTGACTGCCACTGCGGTCAGAAAGTGCTTCTTGGTGTCTAACCTAAATCTTTTTGTAGCTTCACCTTGAGCTCTTTCCCTTCTTACAAATTATATTAGCTGCctttaagaagaaaggaaggagggcttccctggtggcgcagtggttgagagtctgcctgctagtgcaggggacgcggggtcgggccctggtctgggaagatcccacatgccgcggagcgactgggcccgtgagccacaactgctgagcctgcgcgtctggagcctgtgctctgcagcagcgggaggggccgcgatggtgagaggcccgcgcaccgcgaagaagagtggcccccacttgccgcaactggagaaagccctcgcacagaaacgaagacccaacacagccaaaaataaataaattaataattaaaaaaaaaagaagaagggagggaggggggagagagggagggaggggggggagggagggaggggggagggagggaggaagggaaaaaaatgtgtgttacCCTTTAAGCCAGCATTTCTACTTTTGAGAATTTATTCTACAGAAATATGCAAAGATGTTTAATGAAGCTCTGTGgtggccaaaataataaaataaaacaaaataaaataagtaatgtCCAGCTATAAGTGAATATTTCATGAATATTATTGACATAGGAAAAAATCCATGATTTATTTCTAATTGATAAAAAAACCAACTTGGGgcttcccacatgccacggagcaacttaagcccatgtgccaaaactactgagcctgcgctctagagcccacgagccacaactactgagcccatgtgccacaactacggaagcccacacacctagagcccgtgctctgcaacaagagaagccaccgcaatgagaagcccgcacaccgcaacgaagacccaatgaagccaaaaataaataaataaataaaagtttttttaaaagagagagaaaaaagaaaaaaccaacttGCACAACAGTATTAGTGTATGATCTCATTTTGTGGTGATAATCATATtactaattatatttataattataggCATATAAATATCCTAGAGATACAAACACCAAATGGTTAATAAACCTCTGTTCTGGTTGCAGCATTGCAAACCACCCTAAAACTTAGAGGCTTAATACAGCCATTTAAGATTATTTGTCCTGGTTCTTAGGCTGACTGGACTCAGCTGGATGGCTCTTACTCAGGGTCTCTCGCAGTGGCAGCCGCAGGGCACTGGGACTGCAGTTATTTGGGGGTTCCATGGAGCTGGGCATCCAAGAGCGCTCACTCACATGACAGACAGTTGATGTTGGCTGTTGGCTACGAGCTCACCTGGGGCTTTCAACCAGAGTCCCTACACACGACATCTCCATGTGGCTTGGCCTTCTCACAGCTGGGCTCCAAGATGCAGCATCCCAAAGCAAGTATTCAGAAGTCCCACTTACAACCTGGTCATGTAGTGTCACTCCCACAATAGTCTATTGGTtgaaaatgaatcacagggacttccctggtgacgcagtggttaagaatctgcctgctaatgtaggggacacgggttcgagccctggtccagcctTGGATggggcaagatcccacatgccacggagcaactgagcccatgtaccacaactaccaagcccacataccacagctactgaagcctgcatgcctagagcccatgctctgcaacaagagaagccaccagagaagttaccgcaatgagaagcccgcgcaccgcaacgaagagcagcccctgctcactgtaactagagaaagcccgtgcgcagcaacaaagacccaatgcagccaaaagtaaataaaaaaaaatttttttaaagtgaatcaCCGGACAAGCTCCAATTCAAGGGGAGGAGACTACACAAatgcatgaataccaggaggtatGGTTCACTGGGGACCGTCTAAGAGACTAGATACCATAATATCTCTAGAAAATGGGATTCGGACAGACTTTCACTTTCCAGTGTCTAATGTAATAGTTACATGTACAAACTCAGGAGACAAAAAGCCTGGCTTAATGTCTTGGCTCACCACTCGCTTGCTCTGTGACCTCAAACAAGTTACTtataacctctctaagcctcgaTGCTCTCAGATAATTGTTCCAACCTCATAGGGtggttgtaaaaattaaatgaaattaaatgtgtGTAAGATGCTTagaagtaaatgctcaataaaagtgagctaataatattattatacactgatataatgtttaatttttacagtatattttacttttgtaattgaaaaaaataattttcaaagaccaaaaaaacaaaaaccaaaaaccaagaaATGTAGCagaattaagaggtataaactcaGAACTCCCAGTCAGGGCTCTTCCAAGGAATCTGCAGGAACTTCTTAGtcctcacagacacagaaaataccTCTGGAAGACCTTGACCCTTTCCCTCTGCGCCAGTCAACCATCCAGTGGTGGGGTCGGACAGCCCAACCTGTGTTGATCTTTTAGCTACTCCCTAAATCCTCTCAAGTTTGAGCATGGTAAGCTGCAAGGTATAGGAAATGAATTCCCCCAAGAATATAATAACAAGAAGCTTTGCAATCACAAAACATGGGCTTTATATTACCCAGGAGCTTAAACCTGTCCAACGACACCATTGACAGAAAAGATTTGCTTTTTAGAAGCATTGACATTTTGATCATGAAGTTCACGTGGACTTGCTTGGATGGGATTGGTTGGTTTTCCACACAACAGATTCTTGGGCCTGTTAATTTGAGAAAAAAGCTGAGAAATGGAATTTCAGGTGGTGATGACTTGGGTTTCTTAGCTTATTCATCCTTTATAAATACACACAGACCCTGTCAACAGCACTCCTTTTCTTTGGGGAAAGAACTATCACAGTGGAAACGAAAGGATTTTTCAATGTGGGGAGTTATAGCAAATGCCAACCTTGAGAGTTGAAAATTCtaccttctcatttctttttcagaaaatcaATACACAGGCATTGTTCCATTCCCCTCTGGGTCTCTGTGGCTCACACATCTCTCTCATGCCAAGGATGTTCTAAGTGTTCTTGATATTGCCTTGGGAGCAAACCGACCTGCACGAAAGAAATGGGAAACTCAATGTCTGCACGTTAGTTTCTCGAGAGACGCAATTACTAGAAACTTAAGGAAATGTCAAATATGAATAGCTGGAACTTTAATTTGGAGTTGATGACTTGCCTGACTTAAAGCATTAATTAGGTGGAGATggaatatttttgaagagtttggatATGGAAAATTTTTAGCACCACATTACAAACAGGGTTCGATGAGGAAGTAAGAGATGGTGGTGAAAAGTGACTCTCTGCAGAAtatatacagtcagccctctgtatccgtgGATGCAGAACCAACGGAGACAGAGAGCCGTCTGTACTCTACAATTTTatttaagggacttgagcatccgcagattttggtatcacaggagggtcctggaaccaatccctgcAGATACTAAAGGATGACTGTATCACATTTTTTTCTGGGGAGACCCCAGCATTTATTCATTCCTACCCCCCCTTATAAGTTGGGGAGCAGAGCAGGGACATGAGAGAGTGTGTGGGCATTGTTTAATGAATGGAAAAAAGAGGTTCTGAGAAATGATGGCACTTCTCTAAGTCAAGGGCAACTGAGAGAACAGGAATCGCTTTCCTCCGGCTGGAAACAAAGTGGAACTTGATATGCCACGAAGTCAGAGAGAGCTGGAATCAACTTCAGGCCCTCCCACTTACTCAGTTTGTGGCTATGGACAGATAACCTAAAaatccaagcctcagtttcctcccctgtaaaacagggatgataATAGGACTGATGAGAGTCCTTCTTTCAGTTCCATGAATACCAAGTTCTTTCctacctcagagcctttgcacttgccattcCCCCTGCTTAGAGGCTTAGAGTTCTTTTCTCACGGATCTTTTTATGGCAGATCCCCTCTCCTCATCCTTAATTGAACTCAAATGTccaatctaaaatacaacacccCCCCAACAATTTGTCTTATCCCTTGGTTTTATTCTGTATAGCATCGCTATCTGAAATTCTGTGgtacatttttgtatttatgtgTTGTCTCTCTCACCCACTATACTATAAGCCCCATGATAAAAGGGAACTTGTCCATTTTGTTAATTCCTGCATCTCCATCGCCTcatacagtgcctgacacatagtaaatgctccgttaataattgttgaatgagtgGATTCTCAGTCAAGAACTAACATTCATTGAGAACTTACCACATGCCAGCTACTGTTGTAAccactttataaaaattatctcacttaatcctcagaaTAACCCTATTAAACCtattttataaaaaaggaaactaaggcacagcaGGATTGAATAAATTTGCCCAAAGCCAAAAAGAATCAATAAATAATAGAGCCGGGACTGaaccccaggcagcctggccccaAACTCCACATTCTAAATCACTGTGCTCTGGTGCTCTTGGCTTGATGGGAAAGCATCAGACCTGGTTTTACAGCTTGAGTTCCATGAAACTCTGACTGTCAGGTCGGAGTAGCCTAAATTTTGACCCATAACCTCCTCCAAAGCCTTTGCCCTTCATTCTGTATCTATGCACCCGTGGCTCTTGTATCACTGTGTGTATTCTTGTTTGTCTCTTTAATACTCAGCCCCTTGCATGCTGTTTCTACACTCTCTGAATGGAGACTCTGAATGTCTACAATACCAATTTGTATCCATCTTGGGCCCATGTACACAGAAGGAAGGTGCTAGATGTTTTTTCAAAGGATTTCTAAATGAATAAGACATTTTTGAACACTTTTCAACAGGCTGTTTAATAAAAGAGAGCTATGAAGTGCAAAAATGTATACAAAGCAAGTAGAAATCAATATGAATATTCCTTGCCTTAATAAACTCAACTCTTCATGCTTtcgccacctcagggcctttgcacatgctgttgcCTTTGCTTGAAACACTTTCTCCAACCACCTTTTTTGCCTATTTACCTCCTACTGGGTCTCCAAACTTCAGCTTGGACATCACTTCCTCAGTAAAGATTCTTCTGATCACTAATAGCACTTACTAGAGCTTCCAGTTACACATTTTCTTCTGTGATTCTTCGGTTGATGCTTTTCTTGCATAGTAAACTCTAAGCTCCATGAAGTTAAGACGGACGATGTCTATTTTGTTCAATATCTCCTTCCAGGGCATAGCTCATAGTAGGTATGGAAAAACACTGTTGAATACATAAGTAAACTTTTGAAATTTCAGaattaataatataaagaatTTTGCTTTAATGGACCTCTTTTCTTAGGTATTGACTTAAAGTAAGATTTactcataatttttctttattgtgcagGGTGTAACATACCCACATggtacccccacccccacttagAAGTATTGATATTGCCAAGTGGTTTGAAGCATGGGTATTGAATGCTCTAAACCACTGGGAATGAATACTGGATAATTAATATAATTGGTACCTTAACTCTCCACCACttcaaaatgttatttcaaaGTGCTTTGAGCAAGAACAAGGACAGCACAGacttaaacaaataaacaaacaaaaaaacctgacagTGCCGAGTAATGAGAGgttatggagcaactggaactctcatactcTACTGTTGGGAGTGCAGATTAGTAAAACCACTTTACAGAGCAATTCAGCCATATCTGGTAAAGATGAAGATGCACATATTCTAAAACATAATAAACACCCttctacatatgtatatactacCTGAGAGAAACTCTGACACATAGCTGCTTCTCATGGAGAGTCATATCAAGGTATTAACTACAGCAGTTTATAACAGCAAAATCCTGAAACcaatttaaatgtgtgtgtgtatatatctatctatctatctatctatctatctatatatatatacaaacacacatcgATGTCTAtatagtatatgtgtatatatatacacatatagacagcTAGATGTATATGTCTacataatatgtgtatatatacatatatacatatatagacatatgtgtgtataaatatgtcTATGtgtatatgaataaataaattacagtacgTTTATTAATGGAATTGCTCTATAGTTGTTAAGATGAGTGAAATAGATCTACATGTATCCAAAAAAACAGGTCTCAAAAGCAACTTGTTGTGTGAAAAAAAGCATGTAGAGTGGCAGGTTCTGCATAAGAGAAAGTTACGAGTATGCAAACGTGGCCCTGAAGACCGCAGCACTGTAGCTGCCTCTGgcggggaaagggggaagggaaatgATGGGCTGGAACAATTTCAAAGAAGACTTCAACTGCATCTATAGTGTcgtttctttatttaaaaagaactaaagcatatgtggcaaaatgttaaaatttgtttaaCCTGAGTGATGAATACACCAGGGTGTGCATATTAAAGACATTTTCACATGTGAACTgttgtgaaataattttaaaggcaCATGCGAGAAAGAGAGCCCtggattccagctctgccactgcacTTCAGACAGGGGACATAAATTCTCTCAGACCCTTGTTTGCAAACTAGGATTAATAATGTTCAAATTTCAGGCTTGGTTGTGAGTTAATGAGAATAAATGTGTAGAATGACTTCCAGATGTTATCCATTGGGATATCATTTTAGAGTGAGTCCCTAATGACTTTCCAGATGTATCTCATTCAGAgagacatttgttttttttaaaactgatcaGAATTATGTGGATGCATTCCAAAACAATTCTGACCCCCAGAAAAATAATCTATTGCTACTATTTTTGCAAaaactatatacacacatattatacAGACATGCATAAGCACAGATTATTTATTAACTATGATTTCCCTGAGGGAGGGGTACTTGGGTGGTTGGAGAATAAGAGTGGAAGgaaattttacttttctattaACTTTAATTATGTACCATGTGTACctactctaaaaataaatataatttatttttaaattaatctaaaGGTCATGATCTTCTCCATTCCTTCAATTCTAGACccacttaaaaaagaaaggtcttgggcttcccttgtggcatagtggttgagaatcctcctgccaatgcaggggacacgggttcgagccctggtctgggaagatcccacatgccgtggagcaactaggcccgtgagccacaactactgagcctgcaagtctggagcctgtgctcggcaacaagagaggccgcgatagtgagaggcctgcgcaccacgatgaagagtggtcccccactcaccgcaactagagaaagccctcacacagaaacgaagacccaacacagccataaataaataaataaataaaattttaaaaaaagaaaagaaagaaaggtcttAAAATCCAAGTTCTAAAAGTTCTTAAGAGGTTGAATAGTCCAATGTCCTACTTGAGCACAGGAAACAGGAAATGCCATCGCAGCCCCATATTCTCCATGCAGTCAGACAAAAGAAAGAGCACAGGATTGGGGATTAGAGGATCTGGGTTTGGTCCCTGTCACCATGAACGGCTAACTCTGGGGCTCTAAGTGAGTTCCTTAAGTTCTCTGAGACCCAGTTTCATTTCTGAAGTGAGGACAATGGCAGCACCACTGTCATGACTGTGTGAGGGACAAATTAAGTACAATGTAAACATGAAACTTTGTCAAAATAGTATCCAGATGTTTGTATGAGGTGCAATTGCAGTGCAGAGATTGTCCCTCAAGAACATGGGTTCAGCCCCTTTAATTTCCGTGGGAGTGCCTAATACACTATGCCTAGGGGCCCCTAGTAGCCAATAAAGTCATCTTGCTTCAGACGTAAACCAGATTCTCTTCTCTCCACAGCAAATATCCTAACCGTGATCATCCTCTCTCAGCTGGTGGCTAGGAGACAGAAGTCCTCCTACAACTATCTCTTGGCACTTGCCGCTGCTGACATCTTGGTCCTCTTTTTCATTGTGTTTGTGGACTTCCTGTTGGAAGATTTCATCTTGAATATGCAGATGCCTCAGGTTCCCGACAAGATCATAGAAGTGCTGGAATTCTCATCCATCCACACTTCAATTTGGATTACTGTTCCACTAACCATTGACCGGTATATTGCGGTCTGCCACCCGCTCAAGTACCACATGGTCTCCTACCCAGCCCGCACCCGGAAAGTCATTGTAAGTGTTTATGTCACCTGCTTCCTGACCAGCATCCCCTACTACTGGTGGCCCAACATCTGGACTGAAGACTACATCAGCACCTCCGTGCATCATGTCCTTATCTGGATTCACTGCTTCACTGTGTACTTGGTGCCCTGTTCCATCTTCTTCATCTTGAACTCAATCATTGTATACAAGCTCAGGCGGAAGAGCAATTTTCGCCTCCGTGGCTACTCCACAGGGAAAACCACTGCCATCTTGTTTACCATTACCTCCATCTTTGCCACACTCTGGGCCCCACGTATCATCATGATCCTCTACCACCTCTATGGGGCGCCCATCCAGAACCGCTGGCTGATGCACATTATGTCCGACATTGCCAACATGCTGGCCCTTCTGAACACGGCCATCAACTTCTTCCTCTATTGCTTCATCAGCAAGCGGTTCCGCAAAATGGCGGCCGCTACCCTCAAGGCCTTCTTCAAGTGCCAGAAGCAACCGATACAGTTCTACACCAACCATAACTTTTCCATAACAAGTAGCCCTTGGATCTCGCCGGCCAACTCACACTGTATCAAGATGCTGGTGTACCAGTACGACAAAAATGGAAAACCTATAAAGGTATCCCCATGACCTCAGAGGTTTGGCACCTAGTGTCTCTGAGTAATCCATTTCCAGATGGGAATGTGGCCCATCCTCTGGCTGAACAGCTCTCCTTAAGAGTGCTAACCTGATTTCCTGTCTCCACAGATTGAGCAACTCTCAGACTGGTAGATGAGGAAAgatggaggagaagaaagaaaagcatgaatCTTGTTTTCATTTATGCGTTCATTTCTACCAAGTCATGCTGACAGCAAAAGTTCCTACCAGTTTGAAGATGTCATTGGAGGTTGTGTCATTATCCTGTGGCCTGTAAGGACACACAGTAGAGAAATAGTCTATGACTTAGCCTTGGCACCATCCACAGTCACTGGAAACTGCTCATTTATGTGACACATCAAGCCACAGTAGCACATAGCTGAGCCCACACTCTTCTTCCAAGAGCTGAGGTCATCCATCATTTCCCTGTGCTGTTACCAGCAGCTAACGATGCTGACCAATTTGGGAATTTTCCAAGGTGCCCTTTGTCCTAGTGAGGGTTTTGGTCTTGAAGTGGCCCTGGCACCCCTATCTGTAGAATGAGATCGTGGGCGCAGGGGAGGATTGGATCTTGCTCAAACTCTGGTCAGAGCTTCTGTGAAAAGGCTCCTAACCAACATAACCATGACACTCAGACCTGGGGTCTAAGATGCAGCCTTTCTATTTGCCATTGTGTATAGGTTTTAACCAGCTCCTCCAAAACAAAGACCCTGCCTGGTGTGTGGGGATAGAGGAGGAGTTCTTgagcccagaaaaacaaaaaaaaataagcccACTCTTGCCATTGTTTCCATCCATCCTTGTGTCAGCTGTGTACGGTCTCCTTACTCAAATAGCTTCTTGTTGCAGTGCCACGCGAGCTTCCTGGAGAAGCCTTTATGTGTAGAGTTGCCAACCCTGCCTCCTTGCTTGCTGAAGCCATCACCAAACTGTTTTATTTGAAGTGACTTTGGAACTGGGTTTAATTTTTAAGGGTCAGGAACTGTAGCTCTCCAGGTGTGAAGGGAGACATTCTCAGCTCTGCCCCACTGCCCAGCTGGCGTTGCCATTTGGCTGCAAATGGCAGTGGAAAGGTACGCATGTTGTCTGCATGTCTGCCCTTTGATGCACGTGGCTCAAAAGGGTGATGCCAGTTTTTGGTGATGCTATTTAACCCAGCTCCtttgcaaaataataaaacatgagTTTATTTATTCTGCTCTTGTCTGTCCAAGGCAAGAACAGTTCTAGGGTGTAATTAATAGAGGCTTCCCTGGGAACTACCActcatgtgtgcacatgcacagacTTGATTACATTAGGTTCCTATGTACCCCATGatgtgttttgaaagaaaaatccaTGCTGGAGTTTTTCtcagttacattttttttaaagacttctcTCCCAGATTCCCAGTATTTGAACTTATCCCTGTTCTAGAAGAAGTCTTCCAAAATGATTTTGGaattatatgatatttttgttGACCCAACAAAAAGTAGACAGTTCACCTGGAACACTTGGTTCCTCAGGCTGAATTTTTACTGCACTTTTGTCCCTAAATTGGAAGACATGTCTACCCTTTTAAAGGGAACTTGCAATAAATGAGCAGGGTAGAAAGGCTCCGACGCCACACAATCCCTAAACTTCAACCAATGTCCTCAACACTAATTCAATACAACTTTAGGTCACGTTCATCCCGATGATCCTAATTCCTACTCCTTTTCAATAATTGCAGTAGAGTCTCATCAAAAATCTGGCAGAGCCAAAGTTATTTCTGCAAAGTTCTCAGGAAGGAGCCATGTTGGAGACCATATTCTACCCCTTAAAAACTTAGCTAAGTTTTTTTTCCAGCATTGGAACAGTTTGCTGTTTCTTCTGTTGAAGACAAGACGGAGTTGGCTTGCATTTAGGGACCATATGGTATGACTCTAATGTATCCAAGAACATTAGGATCACACTGGTGCAGCAAGATGCTCCCACTAGAAGAGGTTCATGGACGTTGTTTGACTGAGGGACAAGCAGATTCGTATCTCCCAGGTCACACTCTCCCCAGGGCATGCGCACATCTAGTGGAAGAGTGGCCAGATTTCCCCACAGATTTCCCCTTAAGTtgcatttctctctgtttctttttggcCAAGCATGTGTAGTCAGGCACCTGTTCATTAAATGTGTGTATCATGTGACTCCACCACACCCCCTTGTGAATGAACATCGACCAAAGGCTACCTACACctaatatatatcaatatttatttaattatttatttttaaacacatagCTCTGAAAAATG from Balaenoptera acutorostrata chromosome 15, mBalAcu1.1, whole genome shotgun sequence encodes the following:
- the GPR139 gene encoding probable G-protein coupled receptor 139, which translates into the protein MEHTHAHLVANSSLSWSPGSACGLGFLPVVYYSLLLCLGLPANILTVIILSQLVARRQKSSYNYLLALAAADILVLFFIVFVDFLLEDFILNMQMPQVPDKIIEVLEFSSIHTSIWITVPLTIDRYIAVCHPLKYHMVSYPARTRKVIVSVYVTCFLTSIPYYWWPNIWTEDYISTSVHHVLIWIHCFTVYLVPCSIFFILNSIIVYKLRRKSNFRLRGYSTGKTTAILFTITSIFATLWAPRIIMILYHLYGAPIQNRWLMHIMSDIANMLALLNTAINFFLYCFISKRFRKMAAATLKAFFKCQKQPIQFYTNHNFSITSSPWISPANSHCIKMLVYQYDKNGKPIKVSP